A stretch of the Filimonas lacunae genome encodes the following:
- a CDS encoding SusC/RagA family TonB-linked outer membrane protein has translation MNYRFTGRILFFLWIFLAGTFAMAQQEGQKTYKCLVLDGANLPIPDVAVVLKGSSKVFSSDEKGRVVFQAATGQVVRIGRVGYNTVEITLTDNLQLNVQLTGSAGSGNEVVVTATGIKKEARRLGYATQTVNASQFIKAREPNAVNSLKGNVAGLTVNINPELGHAPDISLRGDGAPMYVVDGVPMTSDTYNINPDDIETFTVLKGPNATALYGFAGQNGAIVITTKKAAKKGVSVDVNSTTQFTGGFLAIPKSQNEYGPGEHGAYAFGNGKGGGINDYDYDGGWGPKLDGRLLPQYDGEYNANENYVTTFKNATPYTGHIKPTPWLARGADNLNRFLQTGLLQSNSVAISTSSDKTDVRFSFGNTYQKGIVPNTSLNNFNFTGNIVQRFSPKVTLNTYVNYNRQSTPNMPDVNYGPNSLIYNLVLWSGADWSVDDMRNYWQAGKTGIQQKFAEYYRYNNPWFMSYEWLRGHYMNNLYGYSTLSYKPNTSFEFLLRPSINAYDFLNTEKVPVSANTYRGENKGDYREDVRRLFQTNIEVQALYHKNNILGFLDVNGLLGANVRSFRFNANYTTTNYLQIPGIYAFSNTRDAIAATSFNSRMKVLSAYYSLDLGYKSYANLNIVGRVDKSSTLPANSNTYFYPSFNLSSVISDYVHLPEFVSMLKVRASYAESKSGGTNTTFTPNITGLPGNEYGYAYLSPYDGPSYTFSKSYTLAPTYNNNNSASYTDKLVNPDIQTAQRKATEFGVDIRFLQNRIGVDITRYHYKNTGIVSQGVSSASGYSTFLTNGNVYTNDGWEVAVNATPVKNVNGFSWNVAANWSTYVKKWVKNANPDNYSYDGTRVDLVYGDAYVRTPQGELVHNSGGTLLRVKDLGVSAKKVFGHYDPDWQWGITNTLTYKNIAFRFQFDGMVGGVMEDFVRKKTLQGGRHLETVQGAFGVARPDDETPAGSYVGEGVVLTGGNITLDPVTGAITNYSSLTKSKNTQATSVQDYVTRMADLPELDMIKKTFSKLREVSISYMIPQSWLSRQHIIQQASVSLVGRNLLYFFPSRYKDLDVDQYTQSNVSGLQTPSTRSYGININVSF, from the coding sequence ATGAATTACCGGTTCACGGGAAGAATTTTGTTCTTCTTATGGATTTTTCTTGCAGGTACCTTTGCTATGGCCCAGCAGGAAGGACAGAAAACCTACAAATGCCTTGTTCTGGACGGCGCTAATCTACCCATCCCGGATGTGGCAGTGGTGTTAAAAGGCTCCAGTAAAGTATTTTCTTCCGACGAAAAGGGAAGGGTTGTTTTTCAGGCAGCGACAGGACAAGTGGTTCGTATAGGACGTGTAGGATACAATACAGTAGAAATAACCTTAACCGATAACCTGCAACTGAACGTGCAGCTTACCGGAAGTGCTGGTTCGGGTAACGAGGTGGTGGTAACCGCTACGGGTATTAAAAAAGAAGCCCGCCGTTTAGGTTATGCTACACAAACTGTGAACGCATCACAGTTTATTAAAGCAAGGGAACCGAATGCCGTAAACTCGTTAAAGGGTAACGTAGCTGGTTTAACAGTGAACATTAACCCCGAGCTGGGACATGCACCTGACATTAGCTTGCGTGGCGATGGCGCTCCTATGTATGTGGTAGATGGTGTGCCTATGACTTCTGATACCTATAATATCAACCCCGACGATATTGAAACCTTTACCGTGTTAAAAGGCCCTAACGCCACAGCATTGTATGGTTTTGCCGGTCAGAACGGTGCTATTGTTATCACTACCAAAAAAGCAGCTAAAAAAGGCGTGTCTGTTGATGTAAACAGTACTACTCAGTTTACAGGCGGTTTTCTGGCTATCCCTAAATCGCAAAACGAGTATGGTCCCGGTGAACATGGAGCTTATGCTTTTGGTAACGGTAAAGGTGGTGGTATCAACGACTATGATTATGATGGAGGATGGGGACCCAAACTGGATGGTCGTTTATTACCTCAATATGATGGTGAATACAATGCCAATGAAAACTATGTTACTACTTTTAAAAACGCTACCCCTTACACAGGTCACATTAAGCCTACTCCGTGGTTGGCAAGAGGTGCCGACAACTTAAACCGCTTTTTACAAACAGGTTTATTACAGTCTAACAGTGTAGCTATCAGTACCAGTTCAGATAAAACAGATGTACGTTTTTCTTTTGGCAACACTTACCAGAAAGGTATTGTGCCTAATACCTCTTTGAATAACTTCAACTTCACGGGCAACATTGTACAACGTTTTTCTCCCAAGGTTACTTTAAATACCTATGTAAACTACAACAGACAATCTACCCCTAACATGCCGGATGTAAACTACGGCCCTAATAGCCTGATATATAACCTGGTATTGTGGTCTGGCGCTGATTGGAGTGTGGATGATATGCGTAACTACTGGCAGGCAGGTAAAACGGGAATACAGCAAAAGTTTGCAGAATACTACCGTTATAATAACCCCTGGTTTATGAGCTATGAATGGCTAAGAGGTCATTATATGAATAATCTGTATGGCTATTCTACTTTAAGCTACAAACCCAATACTTCTTTTGAATTTTTACTCAGACCCAGCATTAACGCTTACGATTTCTTAAATACAGAAAAGGTGCCTGTTTCGGCCAATACTTACCGTGGTGAGAATAAGGGTGATTACAGGGAAGATGTAAGACGTTTGTTTCAAACTAACATAGAAGTACAGGCGTTGTATCACAAAAACAATATCCTGGGCTTTCTGGATGTAAATGGTTTGTTAGGCGCTAACGTGAGAAGTTTCCGTTTTAATGCTAACTATACTACTACCAACTATCTGCAAATTCCTGGCATATATGCATTCTCTAACACCCGCGATGCTATTGCGGCTACTTCTTTCAACTCGCGTATGAAAGTGCTGAGTGCTTATTATTCATTAGACCTGGGATATAAGTCTTATGCAAACCTGAACATTGTTGGCAGGGTAGATAAATCCTCTACTTTACCTGCTAACAGCAATACTTACTTTTATCCTTCATTTAACCTGAGTTCTGTTATTTCAGATTACGTGCATCTGCCCGAATTTGTATCTATGTTAAAAGTGCGGGCTTCTTATGCAGAAAGCAAATCTGGCGGTACCAATACTACTTTTACACCTAATATCACTGGCTTGCCAGGTAACGAGTATGGTTATGCGTATCTGTCTCCCTACGACGGACCTTCTTATACATTCTCTAAAAGCTATACTTTAGCGCCTACCTACAATAATAATAACAGCGCTTCTTATACAGATAAGCTGGTAAATCCGGATATTCAGACAGCACAAAGAAAGGCTACTGAATTCGGTGTAGATATTCGCTTTTTACAAAACCGTATCGGTGTAGATATCACACGCTACCATTATAAAAATACCGGTATCGTATCACAGGGTGTATCTTCTGCCAGTGGTTATTCTACTTTCCTTACTAATGGTAACGTATATACCAATGATGGCTGGGAAGTGGCTGTGAATGCAACACCTGTTAAAAATGTGAATGGCTTTAGCTGGAACGTGGCTGCTAACTGGAGCACTTATGTGAAAAAATGGGTAAAGAATGCCAACCCGGATAACTACTCTTATGATGGAACCCGTGTTGACCTGGTATATGGCGATGCTTATGTAAGAACACCACAAGGTGAACTGGTGCATAACAGCGGCGGTACATTATTACGCGTGAAGGATTTGGGTGTAAGCGCTAAAAAAGTATTCGGCCATTACGATCCTGATTGGCAGTGGGGCATCACTAACACCCTTACATATAAGAATATAGCTTTCCGTTTCCAGTTTGATGGTATGGTGGGTGGTGTAATGGAAGATTTTGTGCGTAAGAAAACCTTACAGGGAGGCCGTCATTTAGAAACCGTTCAGGGAGCTTTTGGGGTAGCACGTCCGGATGATGAAACACCTGCTGGTTCTTATGTAGGAGAAGGTGTTGTGTTAACAGGTGGTAACATTACATTGGATCCTGTAACCGGTGCAATCACTAACTACAGCAGTCTTACCAAAAGCAAGAATACCCAGGCTACATCGGTTCAGGATTACGTTACCCGTATGGCCGATCTGCCTGAACTGGATATGATAAAGAAAACCTTTTCTAAGTTAAGAGAGGTGAGCATCTCTTACATGATTCCTCAGAGCTGGTTATCACGTCAGCATATCATTCAGCAGGCATCCGTGTCGCTGGTGGGCAGAAACCTGTTATATTTCTTCCCAAGTCGATATAAAGATCTGGATGTAGACCAGTATACACAAAGTAATGTCTCTGGTTTGCAAACACCTTCTACCAGAAGCTATGGTATCAACATTAATGTATCGTTCTAA
- a CDS encoding alkaline phosphatase family protein has protein sequence MPSLLQAQKARKTVFIIVDGIPANVIEKVSHPHLAAIAKAGGYSRAYVGGKKGTYSETPTISAVGYNSVLTGTWVHKHNVWDNDIKAPNYHYPTLFRYYKEAYPKGKTAIFSSWQDNRTKLVGDQLPATGNLAIDIHYDGLELDTIQYPHDAARNFMSRIDDSVAHIAAQSIRTQAPDLTWVYLEHTDDMGHMFGDSPKFYQAVEAADARVGYIYDAVQYRMQQFKEDWLVIVTTDHGRDSATGHHHGGQSNRERSSWIFTNAKNLNEEFQAPYCAVVDIAPTVARFMQLPIAENNAYEIDGIPFTGSLSISNLEAKQENNQLHITWAALHPKETITLWIAHSNKQKEGGTDNYQKLTTLPAEATQWSIPLTSLPQGMHKIVATGKYNTINCWFIN, from the coding sequence ATGCCTTCCTTACTGCAGGCACAAAAAGCACGTAAAACCGTGTTTATAATAGTGGATGGCATCCCTGCTAATGTAATAGAAAAAGTGAGTCATCCGCACCTTGCCGCCATTGCAAAGGCTGGCGGGTATAGCAGGGCTTATGTGGGAGGTAAAAAAGGCACCTACAGCGAAACACCCACCATTTCAGCAGTAGGTTATAATAGTGTGCTAACAGGCACCTGGGTACATAAACATAATGTATGGGACAATGACATAAAAGCCCCCAACTATCATTACCCTACACTGTTCCGTTATTACAAAGAAGCCTACCCAAAAGGCAAAACAGCCATCTTCTCCTCCTGGCAGGATAACCGTACCAAACTGGTAGGCGATCAACTCCCTGCCACAGGCAACCTGGCAATAGACATACATTATGATGGGTTGGAACTGGATACCATACAATATCCACACGATGCCGCCCGCAATTTCATGAGCCGTATAGATGACAGCGTAGCACATATAGCTGCACAAAGCATTCGCACACAAGCCCCTGACTTAACCTGGGTATACCTGGAGCATACAGATGATATGGGACATATGTTTGGAGATAGCCCGAAGTTTTACCAGGCAGTAGAAGCAGCAGATGCCAGGGTAGGATATATATACGATGCGGTTCAATACCGCATGCAACAGTTTAAAGAAGACTGGCTGGTGATAGTAACCACCGACCATGGCCGCGATTCCGCCACCGGCCATCATCACGGCGGTCAAAGCAACCGGGAACGCAGCAGCTGGATATTTACCAATGCTAAAAACCTGAATGAAGAATTTCAGGCTCCCTATTGCGCTGTAGTAGACATTGCCCCTACCGTAGCCCGGTTTATGCAATTACCTATAGCTGAAAACAACGCCTATGAAATAGATGGTATTCCTTTTACCGGTTCATTATCTATCAGCAACCTCGAAGCCAAACAGGAGAATAACCAATTACATATTACCTGGGCTGCTTTGCACCCCAAGGAAACCATCACTTTATGGATAGCCCATAGCAATAAACAAAAAGAAGGTGGTACAGATAACTACCAGAAGCTGACTACTTTACCTGCAGAGGCTACCCAATGGAGTATACCATTGACCAGCCTGCCACAAGGCATGCACAAAATAGTAGCCACTGGTAAATACAATACCATCAATTGCTGGTTTATCAACTAA
- a CDS encoding nuclease A inhibitor family protein — protein sequence MSVQQQLEAASKGLLMMSESDYPFQYVHADATVVTNTLLQQWSGQQADAPVQQVTVEYLFRNMVKAEPGSSREEEAATFRQLITVLKQELQEVTVYRIGQVQVDVFIVGISREGKIEGLQTRLIET from the coding sequence ATGAGTGTGCAACAACAACTGGAAGCAGCCAGCAAAGGTTTGCTGATGATGAGCGAGTCGGATTATCCTTTTCAATATGTTCATGCCGATGCCACGGTGGTTACCAATACTTTATTGCAGCAATGGAGTGGTCAGCAGGCAGATGCCCCTGTACAGCAGGTAACAGTGGAGTACCTGTTTCGTAATATGGTAAAAGCGGAGCCAGGAAGTTCCCGGGAGGAAGAAGCTGCTACATTCAGGCAGTTAATAACCGTGTTGAAGCAGGAGTTGCAGGAGGTAACAGTATATAGGATAGGGCAGGTGCAGGTAGATGTATTTATTGTGGGGATAAGCCGCGAAGGAAAAATAGAAGGGTTACAAACGAGGCTGATAGAAACCTGA
- a CDS encoding DUF6807 domain-containing protein, whose translation MLLQLSAQNVRLVQKNRQQIDVLINQQLFTSFLYPDTLEKPILYPVIAGNGVTVTRGFPLAPRNGDRTDHPHHTGIWFNYESVNGLDFWNNSYNIPAANKVKYGWIRNTQVKPLQAKDNKGLLSYTANWENQAGHRLLAEKTNLLFSVADSSRIIDRVTTLTALQDTVFFKDVKDGMLGIRIATVLEMPSDKIAEFIDSTGNLSKRSASGNGATGNYLTCAGKTGNDAWGTRGSWCLISATAQQQPLSVAIIDHPANPGYPTYWHARDYGLFAANPLGQQVFSNGKEQLQLTLLPGQSVTFRYRILITSGKTITAQALDRQAQEFAAFK comes from the coding sequence ATGCTATTACAGCTATCTGCACAGAATGTGCGTTTGGTGCAAAAGAACAGGCAACAAATAGATGTGCTCATCAATCAACAACTGTTTACCAGTTTTTTGTATCCCGATACGCTGGAAAAGCCCATATTATACCCTGTAATAGCTGGCAACGGCGTTACCGTTACACGCGGTTTCCCCCTGGCTCCGCGTAATGGTGACAGAACCGATCACCCACACCATACAGGTATCTGGTTTAATTACGAAAGTGTAAACGGGCTTGACTTCTGGAACAACTCTTATAATATCCCTGCCGCCAACAAAGTAAAGTATGGCTGGATAAGGAACACCCAGGTAAAGCCATTACAGGCAAAAGACAATAAAGGCCTGCTAAGTTATACTGCCAACTGGGAAAACCAGGCCGGCCATCGCCTGCTGGCAGAAAAAACCAACCTGTTATTCAGCGTAGCAGACAGCAGCAGGATCATAGACCGGGTTACTACATTAACAGCCCTCCAGGACACTGTATTTTTTAAAGATGTAAAAGATGGCATGCTCGGCATTCGCATAGCTACTGTGCTGGAAATGCCTTCTGATAAAATAGCTGAATTTATTGACAGTACCGGCAACCTTAGTAAACGCAGCGCTTCCGGCAACGGCGCTACAGGCAACTATCTTACCTGCGCCGGCAAAACCGGTAACGATGCCTGGGGCACACGCGGCAGCTGGTGCCTGATATCAGCCACAGCACAACAACAACCATTATCTGTTGCTATTATCGATCATCCTGCCAATCCGGGTTATCCTACCTACTGGCATGCACGCGATTATGGCTTATTTGCAGCCAACCCGTTGGGGCAACAGGTGTTTAGTAATGGAAAAGAACAGCTGCAACTCACTCTGCTTCCCGGGCAATCTGTCACGTTCCGTTACCGTATTCTCATCACTTCCGGCAAAACTATAACAGCACAAGCCTTAGATAGGCAGGCACAAGAGTTTGCAGCTTTTAAATAA
- a CDS encoding DUF2268 domain-containing putative Zn-dependent protease (predicted Zn-dependent protease with a strongly conserved HExxH motif): MIATVYSILKKMLCIIALLISSLLYGQQPGSGIYYDDIARFWKAYDSVTVTKDTALQRMIMQRLYLDKGSVGMQKMAGIRNWTAVKFIKSIQAHPAFWQSIRPHTLHIADSAVVVQQLINRYRKLYPAFKKPDIYFIMGFIGTGGTTTQTEVLVGTEIATADSSVNATGLHPLLQGFFKMNKGITPLIAHELTHTQQQGGDMETRRNSNLLGFCIAEGVCDFIAELLLQYPLNTPYIEYGKQHENEVWELFVKEWEGKDVSNWLYNGGDKKEGQADLGYFIGYAICKAYYQQAANKQQALIDMITLNLEDKQALSRFLVTSHYKGGQ; the protein is encoded by the coding sequence ATGATTGCCACCGTTTATTCTATCCTTAAAAAAATGCTGTGCATTATAGCGTTGCTGATTTCTTCTTTGCTGTATGGTCAGCAGCCGGGCAGTGGTATTTATTATGATGATATTGCCCGTTTCTGGAAAGCTTATGACAGCGTAACTGTTACAAAAGATACTGCTTTGCAAAGAATGATCATGCAACGGTTGTACCTGGATAAAGGGTCCGTGGGCATGCAAAAGATGGCAGGCATCAGAAACTGGACGGCAGTAAAATTTATAAAAAGTATTCAGGCACACCCGGCTTTCTGGCAATCGATAAGACCCCATACACTACATATTGCAGATAGCGCGGTTGTAGTGCAGCAATTGATAAATCGTTACCGGAAACTTTACCCGGCATTTAAGAAACCGGATATTTATTTTATCATGGGGTTTATTGGCACAGGGGGTACTACTACACAAACGGAAGTGCTGGTAGGGACAGAAATAGCCACAGCAGATAGTTCAGTCAATGCAACAGGCCTGCACCCTTTATTGCAGGGTTTCTTTAAAATGAACAAGGGGATTACTCCTCTTATTGCGCATGAATTAACGCATACACAGCAACAGGGTGGCGATATGGAAACCCGGCGTAATTCTAACCTGTTGGGATTTTGTATTGCAGAAGGTGTGTGTGATTTTATAGCAGAATTGTTATTGCAATATCCTTTGAACACGCCTTATATAGAATACGGCAAACAGCATGAAAATGAGGTGTGGGAGTTATTTGTGAAAGAATGGGAAGGGAAGGACGTAAGCAACTGGTTGTATAATGGAGGTGACAAAAAAGAAGGGCAGGCCGATCTGGGGTATTTTATCGGGTATGCTATCTGTAAAGCTTATTATCAGCAGGCTGCTAATAAACAGCAGGCATTAATAGATATGATTACACTTAACCTGGAAGATAAACAGGCGCTCAGCCGTTTTCTTGTTACATCCCATTATAAAGGCGGGCAGTAA
- a CDS encoding DNA alkylation repair protein produces the protein MKDYVDKARKELQQLADAKTLASAQKFFKEPILAYGVKTPDARAIAKSLWKECKQETKATIFGYCEQLWQSGYVEESVIACEWSYSLRKQFEAKDMKVFEKWIQQYVNNWSSCDNFCNNTVGALLTQYPEHLSLLTKWATSSNRWMRRAAAVSLILPARNGLFLTEAIDIATQQLHDTDDLVQKGYGWLLKVASKHHEKAIFRFIMTHKQEMPRTALRYAIELMPAELKAKAMSR, from the coding sequence ATGAAAGATTATGTTGATAAAGCCAGAAAAGAACTACAACAACTGGCTGACGCTAAAACACTTGCTTCTGCACAAAAGTTCTTTAAGGAACCCATCCTCGCCTATGGCGTAAAAACGCCAGATGCAAGGGCCATCGCCAAAAGTCTCTGGAAAGAATGCAAACAGGAAACGAAGGCCACTATCTTTGGTTATTGTGAGCAGCTATGGCAGTCTGGCTATGTAGAAGAATCAGTGATTGCCTGCGAGTGGTCATACTCCTTACGCAAGCAGTTTGAAGCCAAAGACATGAAGGTTTTTGAAAAATGGATACAGCAGTATGTCAACAACTGGTCTTCCTGCGACAACTTTTGCAATAACACCGTAGGTGCTTTACTAACACAATACCCCGAACACCTCTCCCTGCTTACTAAATGGGCCACTTCCTCCAACCGCTGGATGCGCAGGGCGGCAGCTGTATCGTTAATACTTCCAGCCCGGAATGGTTTGTTCCTCACCGAAGCCATTGACATTGCCACCCAGCAGCTGCACGATACGGACGACCTGGTACAAAAAGGCTATGGCTGGTTGCTGAAGGTAGCCAGCAAACACCATGAGAAAGCAATTTTCCGGTTTATTATGACACATAAGCAGGAAATGCCACGCACCGCCCTGCGCTATGCGATAGAGCTAATGCCGGCTGAACTAAAAGCCAAAGCCATGAGCAGATAA
- a CDS encoding DUF1398 family protein, with protein sequence MSPAKYTTLTIAGTANIPQFTADLKAHQQGHTNYPTFCADCAKSGIEKWIIDMQAMTCTYYDKAGATIIYL encoded by the coding sequence GTGTCACCAGCAAAATATACAACGCTTACTATAGCCGGAACAGCCAATATACCACAATTTACCGCCGATTTAAAAGCACACCAGCAAGGCCACACCAACTATCCCACTTTTTGTGCTGACTGCGCAAAATCAGGCATTGAAAAATGGATCATAGATATGCAGGCAATGACCTGTACGTATTATGATAAAGCGGGTGCAACTATAATATATCTTTAG